In Oryza sativa Japonica Group chromosome 3, ASM3414082v1, one DNA window encodes the following:
- the LOC4334102 gene encoding myosin-12 isoform X3, which translates to MMEQYKGAAFGELSPHLFAIADACYRAMINEQGSQSILVSGESGAGKTETTKMLMRYLAFMGGRSGTEGRTVEQQVLESNPVLEAFGNAKTVKNNNSSRFGKFVEIQFDKYGKISGAAVRTYLLERSRVCQVSDPERNYHCFYMLCSAPPEDVKKFKVGDPRSFHYLNQTNCYEVANVDDAREYLETRNAMDVVGIGQEEQDAIFRVVAAILHLGNINFSKGQEIDSSKLRDEKSVYHLKIVAELLMCDEKALQDSLCERVIVTPDGNITKPLDPDSAALSRDALAKTVYSRLFDWIVDKINNSIGQDPDATNIIGVLDIYGFESFKINSFEQLCINLTNEKLQQHFNQHVFKMEQEDYTREEIDWSYVEFVDNQDVLDLIEKKPGGIIALLDEACMFPKSTHETFAQKMYQTYKAHKRFSKPKLARTAFTINHYAGDVTYQADQFLDKNKDYVVAEHQALLNSSRCPFVANLFPPLPEETSKQSKFSSIGTRFKQQLQALMETLSTTEPHYIRCVKPNAVLKPGIFENFNVLNQLRCGGVLEAIRISCAGYPTKRTFDEFIDRFGMLAAELVDSSDEKAACAAICDKMGLKGYQIGKTKVFLRAGQMAELDARRAEVLANAARLIQRRIKTHLTRKEFINLRKASIQSQKFWRARLARIFFEHMRRNAASIRIQKHARTHSARKSYLQMYESAIVIQTGLRAMAACNEHRFRRETKASIIIQTRWRQHKAYVDYKKQKRATLILQCLWRARIARKELRKLKMEARETGALKEAKDKLEKRVEELTWRLDVEKHLRIDLEEAKGQEISNLKSVLQEMQEKLSEAHAAIEKEKEDAKLAIEQAPPKIVEVPVVDNAKVELLTRQNKELEDELVTFRTKAEDLEKRLLEVQKESDELSREILEKDSKLNQLQEMIERLETNLSSLESENQVLRQQSLLASADDDKSKQIESLESKIAILESENQLLRSKSSVAVQAVITPEVIQPSAMEGLVNRYQLEEHKILIEEVVVPPIKNLSKQKSLTDRQQENHDVLIKSLAEDRRFDNGRPAAACIVYKSLLHWHSFEAEKTNIFDRIIHTIRSSIEHAESSTELAYWLSTTSTLLYLLQNTLKSSSSAGKGSNRSRTTTGNLFSRMVQNARSSSLGSGISSGYSGMVGRPDTASKVEAKYSALRFKQQLTAYVEKIYGMIRDNLKKEINPFLIMCIQAPRAVRVRSSRGSLKSVHSNSLSRQTSSVHWQSIIKCLNHTLETMNNNHVPPMIIRKTFNQAFAFMNVQLFNSLLLRRECCSFSNGEFLKAGLQELEQWCSVTTEEYAGTSWDEFQHIRQAVGFLVLHQKTHKTLEEITDELCPVLSITQIYRIGTMFWDDKYGAQGLSQEVIGKMRTMATDDSITTPNSSFLLDDDSSIPISLDDIARLMLDIDLSDVEPTPLLRQNSQFHFLLQHHATQTDGIVC; encoded by the exons ATGATGGAGCAGTACAAAGGTGCTGCATTTGGGGAGCTCAGCCCTCATCTGTTTGCGATCGCAGATGCTTGTTACAG GGCAATGATCAATGAACAAGGGAGCCAATCGATATTGGTGAGCGGTGAGAGTGGTGCTGGTAAGACAGAGACGACCAAGATGCTCATGAGGTATCTTGCATTCATGGGAGGAAGGTCTGGAACAGAGGGTCGGACTGTTGAACAGCAGGTTTTAGAG TCTAATCCAGTACTGGAAGCATTTGGAAATGCGAAGACGGTGAAGAACAACAACTCGAG TCGATTCGGTAAGTTTGTTGAAATCCAATTCGACAAATATGGGAAGATATCCGGGGCTGCTGTTCGAACGTACCTCCTTGAAAGATCGCGAGTATGTCAGGTCTCTGATCCTGAAAGGAACTACCATTGCTTTTACATGCTATGTTCTGCACCACCAGAG GATGTGAAAAAGTTTAAGGTGGGAGACCCAAGATCATTCCATTATTTGAACCAAACAAACTGCTATGAAGTAGCTAATGTGGATGACGCAAGAGAATACCTAGAAACAAGAAATGCTATGGATGTTGTTGGCATTGGTCAAGAAGAGCAG GATGCAATCTTTAGAGTAGTAGCTGCAATCCTTCATCTGGGAAACATCAATTTCTCGAAGGGGCAAGAAATTGATTCATCGAAGCTGAGGGATGAGAAATCAGTCTATCACCTGAAAATAGTAGCAGAACTTCTAAT gtGTGATGAAAAGGCTCTTCAAGATTCGCTTTGTGAGCGTGTTATTGTAACACCTGATGGAAATATCACAAAGCCACTTGATCCAGATTCTGCAGCACTGAGTCGTGACGCCTTAGCAAAGACTGTGTATTCACGACTGTTTGACTG GATTGTGGACAAGATTAACAACTCAATCGGTCAAGATCCAGATGCAACTAATATTATAGGAGTACTTGATATATATGGATTTGAGAGTTTCAAGATTAACAG CTTCGAACAACTATGTATCAACTTGACAAACGAGAAGTTGCAGCAGCACTTTAACCAG CATGTATTCAAGATGGAGCAAGAAGACTATACAAGGGAGGAAATAGATTGGAGCTATGTGGAATTTGTGGACAATCAAGATGTGCTGGACTTAATTGAGAAA AAACCTGGAGGAATAATTGCACTACTGGATGAAGCATG CATGTTTCCAAAGTCCACACATGAAACATTTGCCCAAAAGATGTATCAAACATACAAGGCACATAAGCGCTTCAGCAAACCCAAACTTGCTCGGACAGCCTTTACAATCAACCACTATGCAGGAGAT GTCACATATCAAGCTGATCAGTTTCTTGACAAGAACAAAGACTATGTGGTGGCAGAACATCAGGCTCTACTTAATTCCTCAAGGTGCCCTTTTGTTGCAAATCTCTTTCCTCCATTACCTGAGGAAACCTCTAAACAGTCCAAATTCTCTTCCATCGGTACTCGCTTTAAG CAACAACTACAAGCTCTCATGGAAACACTGAGTACGACAGAACCACACTACATTAGATGTGTGAAACCCAATGCTGTACTTAAACCAGGAATCTTTGAGAATTTCAATGTCCTTAACCAATTGAGATGCGGG GGTGTTCTGGAAGCAATCCGGATCAGTTGTGCTGGCTATCCAACAAAAAGGACATTTGATGAGTTCATTGATCGGTTTGGAATGCTTGCAGCAGAGCTTGTCGACAG CTCTGATGAGAAGGCTGCCTGTGCAGCAATATGTGATAAAATGGGTTTGAAGGGATATCAG ATAGGAAAAACAAAGGTATTCCTAAGAGCTGGTCAGATGGCAGAGCTGGATGCTCGAAGAGCAGAAGTATTGGCCAATGCTGCACGGCTTATCCAGAGACGTATAAAGACACATCTTACAAGAAAGGAATTCATCAACTTAAGAAAAGCCTCAATTCAGTCTCAGAAGTTTTGGAGGG CACGCCTAGCTAGAATATTTTTCGAGCATATGAGAAGAAATGCTGCTTCAATCAGGATACAGAAGCATGCACGTACTCATTCAGCCAGGAAATCTTACCTTCAAATGTATGAGTCAGCCATAGTAATACAGACAGGATTACGTGCAATGGCGGCTTGCAATGAACACAGATTCAGACGAGAGACCAAAGCTTCCATAATAATCCAG ACTCGATGGCGCCAACACAAAGCTTATGTTGATtacaaaaagcaaaaaagagcTACTTTGATTCTTCAGTGCCTGTGGAGAGCACGTATTGCAAGAAAGGAACTTCGAAAGCTCAAAATG GAAGCAAGAGAGACTGGCGCACTGAAAGAAGCAAAAGACAAACTTGAAAAAAGAGTTGAGGAACTCACATGGCGATTAGATGTTGAGAAACACTTGAGG ATTGACCTTGAAGAAGCCAAGGGGCAAGAGATTTCAAACTTGAAATCTGTGTTGCAAGAAATGCAAGAAAAGCTTTCGGAAGCACATGCAGCAAtagaaaaggagaaagaagaTGCAAAACTAGCAATTGAACAGGCACCACCAAAGATAGTAGAGGTGCCGGTGGTGGACAATGCAAAAGTTGAGCTGCTGACTAGACAAAATAAGGAACTTGAG GATGAACTTGTTACATTTAGAACAAAGGCTGAAGATCTAGAAAAGAGACTTCTAGAGGTTCAAAAGGAGTCCGATGAATTGTCGAGGGAAATTCTAGAAAAGGACTCCAAACTTAATCAACTTCAGGAGATGATAGAAag GCTTGAAACAAATTTATCCAGCTTGGAATCTGAAAACCAGGTCCTACGTCAACAGTCACTACTTGCATCTGCAGATGACGATAAATCAAAGCAAATAGAGAG TCTGGAAAGCAAGATTGCCATCTTGGAGTCAGAAAACCAGTTGCTCCGCAGTAAATCTTCTGTAGCTGTTCAAGCAGTAATTACTCCTGAAGTGATTCAGCCATCAGCAATGGAG GGCCTTGTGAATCGATATCAGCTTGAAGAACATAAAATCCTCATT gaggAGGTGGTTGTTCCTCCTATAAAGAATTTAAGCAAACAAAAGTCGCTCACGGATCGACAACAA GAAAATCATGATGTCCTGATCAAAAGTCTGGCTGAAGACAGGAGATTTGACAACGGCAGACCAGCTGCAGCATGCATCGTGTACAAATCACTCCTGCACTGGCACTCATTTGAAGCAGAGAAGACTAACATATTTGACCGAATCATCCATACAATTAGGTCATCAATTGAG CACGCTGAAAGTTCTACAGAACTGGCTTATTGGCTGTCGACTACATCAACTCTTCTCTACCTATTACAAAATACTCTTAAGTCTAGCAGTTCAGCAGGTAAAGGATCAAATCGCAGCCGAACCACAACAGGCAACCTGTTCAGTAGGATGGTGCAG AATGCTCGATCGTCGTCATTAGGATCAGGCATATCAAGTGGATATAGTGGAATGGTTGGAAGGCCTGACACTGCATCAAAGGTAGAGGCAAAATACTCAGCACTACGTTTCAAACAGCAATTAACAGCATATGTCGAGAAGATATATGGAATGATCAGAGATAACCTGAAGAAGGAAATAAACCCGttcttgattatgtgcataCAG GCTCCAAGGGCTGTTCGTGTGAGATCATCCAGGGGATCGTTGAAAAGTGTACATTCTAATTCACTATCAAGGCAAACATCAAGTGTGCATTGGCAAAGCATCATTAAGTGCCTGAACCATACACTCGAAACAATGAACAATAATCAC GTACCTCCAATGATAATCAGGAAAACATTCAATCAAGCATTTGCCTTTATGAACGTTCAACTCTTCAATAG TTTGCTACTCCGTCGAGAATGCTGCTCCTTTAGCAATGGGGAATTCTTAAAGGCTGGTTTACAAGAATTAGAGCAGTGGTGCTCTGTAACAACTGAAGAG TATGCAGGAACGTCTTGGGATGAATTTCAGCACATCAGACAGGCAGTTGGATTTCTG GTTTTGCATCAGAAGACACATAAAACCTTGGAGGAAATCACTGATGAGCTTTGCCCA GTTTTGAGCATCACTCAAATATATCGCATTGGAACAATGTTCTGGGATGATAAATACGGTGCACAAGGTCTATCTCAGGAG GTCATTGGAAAGATGAGAACAATGGCCACTGATGACTCAATAACTACTCCAAATAGTTCGTTCTTGTTAGATGACGACTCAAG CATACCTATATCGTTGGATGATATAGCACGACTGATGCTTGACATAGACCTATCTGACGTGGAACCAACACCACTGCTCAGGCAGAACTCTCAGTTCCACTTTCTACTGCAGCACCACGCCACACAGACTGATGGCATTGTTTGTTAA